The following coding sequences are from one Poecilia reticulata strain Guanapo linkage group LG18, Guppy_female_1.0+MT, whole genome shotgun sequence window:
- the tkfc gene encoding triokinase/FMN cyclase, whose protein sequence is MLNMEAQKKLINSVDCCVEEALCGLVRASGGLSLLKGHRVVLRSDLDSLKGKVGLLSGGGSGHEPAHGGYIGAGMLSAAVAGGVFASPPPASILAAILTLHQAGASGVLLIVKNYTGDRLNFGLAAEQARNQGVAVDMVIVAEDCAFDQPSKAGRRGLCGTVFIHKLAGALAEEGCSLDQIVSKMKEVLKGIGTLGVSLSPCSVPGCLPSFDLPPGAMELGLGIHGEPGIKRSKVASADEVVKMMVDHMTNPDSQSHLPLKSGDGVVLCVNNLGALSCLEMAVVTRAAITCLESRGVVVARAMSGPFMTSLEMAGVSLTLMKVDPETLRLFDTKTSAPAWPNLSTAAVSGRNYVTEAPVMITRPQDDKHSQGPLSPVMHKVLDKICSTLLEKQEELNSLDRASGDGDCGNTHAQAARAVQEWLQDHVVPGCPGRLLSVLAGLVEEKMGGSSGALYSLFLTAAAGHVTEGKTNGAAWAAAVHAGTQAMRRYGGADPGDRTMLDALCPAADELMKLTTAPPAGHMAVLHAAVEKAAAGAEATRDLTARAGRASYIAAERVTLPDPGAVAVAAMLRAVIETLAEQK, encoded by the exons ATGCTAAACATGGAG GCGCAGAAGAAGTTGATCAACTCGGTAGATTGCTGTGTTGAAGAGGCTCTGTGCGGCCTGGTCAGGGCCTCTGGGGGCCTCTCTCTGCTGAAGGGCCACAGAGTCGTGCTTCGCTCTGACCTGGACAGCCTGAAGGGCAAAGTGGGCCTGCTGTCTGGAGGAGGTTCAGGACATGAGCCGGCACACGGGG GTTACATTGGTGCTGGCATGCTGTCTGCGGCTGTGGCAGGAGGAGTGTTTGCCTCTCCACCTCCTGCCAGCATCCTGGCTGCCATTCTCACTTTGCACCAGGCAG GAGCTTCTGGGGTTCTTCTCATAGTGAAGAACTACACCGGGGACCGGCTGAACTTTGGCCTTGCGGCGGAGCAGGCCCGTAACCAGGGGGTGGCCGTTGACATGGTGATTGTTGCCGAGGACTGCGCCTTCGACCAGCCCAGTAAAGCCGGCAGGAGAGGCCTGTGTGGCACCGTCTTCATACACAAG CTGGCGGGGGCGTTGGCAGAAGAAGGCTGCTCGTTGGACCAGATTGTTTCCAAGATGAAAGAAGTTTTGAAAGGGATTG GCACACTGGGAGTGAGTCTTTCTCCATGCAGCGTTCCAGGATGTCTTCCCTCTTTCGACCTGCCGCCAGGAGCCATGGAGCTGGGACTGG GAATCCATGGAGAGCCTGGAATtaagaggtcaaag GTGGCGTCAGCAGATGAGGTGGTGAAGATGATGGTCGATCACATGACCAACCCAGACAGCCAATCACATCTGCCTTTGAAATCAG GTGACGGTGTTGTTCTGTGTGTGAACAACCTTGGAGCGTTGTCCTGCCTGGAGATGGCTGTTGTTACCCGAGCTGCCATCACCTGCCTGG AGAGCCGTGGGGTGGTGGTTGCCAGGGCGATGTCAGGGCCGTTCATGACATCACTGGAGATGGCAGGAGTGTCTCTGACCCTGATGAAAGTCGACCCAGAAACACTGAGGCTGTTTG ATACTAAGACCAGCGCCCCCGCCTGGCCGAACCTCAGCACTGCAGCTGTGAGCGGACGCAACTACGTCACAGAAGCTCCTGTTATGATCACACGGCCACAGGACGACAAACACTCCCAAG GTCCTCTGAGTCCTGTTATGCACAAAGTTTTAGACAAGATTTGTTCCACCTTGCTGGAAAAGCAGGAGGAACTAAACTCTCTGGACCGGGCTTCCGGGGACGGAGATTGTGGCAACACTCACGCTCAGGCCGCTAGAG CCGTTCAGGAGTGGCTCCAGGATCATGTGGTTCCTGGTTGCCCGGGGCGACTGCTTTCCGTCCTCGCTGGATTGGTGGAGGAGAAAATGGGCGGATCCTCAGGGGCG ctgtacaGTCTGTTTCTCACCGCTGCGGCTGGTCATGTGACCGAGGGGAAGACCAACGGCGCCGCCTGGGCTGctgcagtgcatgctgggacaCAAGCCATGAGAAG ATACGGCGGTGCTGACCCTGGAGACAGAACGATG CTGGATGCTTTGTGTCCGGCTGCAGATGAGCTCATGAAGCTAACTACAGCACCACCTGCTGGACACATGGCTGTACTACATGCAGCTGTGGAG AAAGCAGCTGCGGGTGCCGAGGCGACCCGTGACCTCACAGCGCGGGCCGGGCGGGCCAGCTACATCGCCGCCGAGCGGGTCACCCTGCCTGACCCCGGCGCCGTGGCCGTAGCCGCCATGTTGAGAGCCGTCATAGAAACGCTGGCGGAGCAGAAGTGA